The window GCAGGGGAAGTATAGCAAGCGGGCGCGGGCGGGGTATAGCTTGGAATAGGACGGATTGGACCGATACGACCGATTTTATCTATTCGCGAACGATTCGTCGCCGCGGTAAATGTCGTGGACGAGCTCCATGGCACGCAGGGCTTGCAGTGAACTGCCCGAAATAACCGGGCTGTCGTCGCGAACACATCGCAGAAAGGCGTCGATCTCGGCCGCCCAACTCGGGTCCTCATCGAAGTAGATGGTTTCTTCCGTGGGTGGTCCCGGCAGGGCCGAGCGCCGGGCAACGGTGAGCGTCTCGTCGCCGTAACTGCGGGTGCTCGTGAGGATGCCGTTGACGGACAGGTAACCGCCGCTCAGATAAACCTCGAAGCTGAAGCGATGCTTCCATTGCGTGGCGGAGCTGTGGATTTGGGCGATACGCCCGCTGCCATCCCGCAGCAAAGCAAAGGCGTTGTCCTCCATGCCCTTGGCACCTCCCGTGCTGGCGACCATGCTTTTCACCTCCACGATGTCGCCCAGGAACATCTCGCAGAGATCGAGGAGGTGGATGCCCTGATCGAGGAGGATGCCGCCGCCCGCCATTGCGCGATCACCACGCCAGGCATCCGCGCCGCCCGCCTTGCCATAGATTCCGCGGATCCAGAGGATTTCGCCCAGACGGCCGCTGGATGCGAGCCGGTGGGCTTCCAGAATGCCGGCATGAAATCGGTGGTTAAAGCCGAAGGCGAGTTTCTGGCCGGGGTGGGCCGCTTCGGCCTCGCGGATGCGCTGGATATCGGACACCGAGCGGCCTGGAGGCTTCTCGCAGAAAACGTGCTTGCCCGCTTCGAGCGCGGCGACAACCATGCCGGGCGTGATGGCATTGGGCGTGCAAACCCAGACGACATCCACGCCCGGCGTGAGCATATCTTCGATTGCAGAGACACACGGGATACCGGGGTGTTGCGCCCGAAAGCTTTCCGGCGCGGGGTCATAACCGCAACAGATTTCCACGTCTTCCCGCGCGAGCAGTTCGCGCGTGCGGAGCTGGCCCATCTTGCCCAGGCCGATGATGGCGGCGCGTATTTGGGGTGTTGCGGTCATGTGTGGCCCAGTTCCCTGAGTATGGTAAATCACAGCCGGGACGCCCGCCCATGCGCGTCGTTGAGCTGTGCCACATTCCTTGGACTCCCGGTCAGTGGTGCAGGTGCTTCCCGCGCGACATGGCGATCCAGGTAATCAGGATATGGCCGAGGATATTGAACACATCTTCCACAGGACCGTACTCGTCCTTCGTGGCGGGGATCAGCACCTTGATCTGGCACTTTTCGGCCAGGCGACCGCCGTCAAAGCCGCAATAGCCGATGGTGGTGGCGCCGTTGGCGTTGGCGTAGTCCACCGCTTGGATCAGGTTTTCGCTGTTGCCGCTGCACGACATGGCGATGACCACGTCGCCGGGGCGCATGTGGACGCGAAGCTGGTGGGAGAAGATGTGGTCAAAGCCGGCGTCGTTGCCCAGGGCGGTGACCGTGGCGATATTGTCGCTGAGGCACAGGGTGCGCAGGCGGGGCTGATCTTCGATAAAGCAACCCGCGACGAGGTCATTGACCAAGTGGGACGCGGAGGCCGCGCTGCCGCCGTTGGCCATGCTGAAGAGGGTATTGCCGTTCTTGCTGCATTGTTCAACGGCAGCGACGGTGGCGGCGATGGCGTCTTTGTCGAGCTGGTTCATGATGTCGAAGAGGCGCTGCGAATAGGCGTTGACATATTCCTGCACGCTGGAAACACCGGCGTGGATTTCGGCTAACTTGTACAAGGGATACTCCTTATTGCGGGTTTATAGGACATAAAGGACGGAAAGGACCTAAGGGACTGTTCGACTCAGCCTCATCGGGAGTGAGATATCCTTTACGTCTTTTCGGTCTTTTATGTCTTAAGTATATGGGCTGGTCTAAACCTTTCGCGCCGCCACCCGCACGTGGGAACTCAGGCGGTGTTTCTGGAGAAAAGCCTGAAAGTCCGCGTGGGCGAAGCGGTCGCGCCGGGCCAGCAGTTCGCTGACGAAGGGCGGCAGCACGATGCTCGGATCGGCCGAGCAGGCCTGCAGCACCAGCTCAACATCCAACTGGCCGGGGGTGCTTAATTCTATCAGTTCGAAGCCACTCCGTTGTAGTGTCCGCTCGATACCCTCGATGGAAAGGAGGTTCAGGTGCTCTGGCGCGAAGATATAGGGCGCCCTGTCCCACAGCAACTGCAGGTCGAAGCCGGAGCTTGTGCGCGTGGTAACGAAAAGTAGTCCGCCGGGCTTGAGCCGCTCGTGAAGCGTGCCGAGAAAGGCGCCGGGCGCGTGCTGGTGCTCCAGCTTCTCAAATGCGCTGATGGCATCCAGAGGTGGCGCGGTATGGAGGCTTGTGACGTGTGCGACAGAATCGTTGTTCCCGAACTGGGGCTCGATGCTGTAGAGCCTGCCAAAGAAATCGAGCGCGGCCACTTCCTCAAACAGGGCGGGAATGTAGGTGCGGAAGTCGGCATAATCGGACTGCGGGGGCAGGCCCTGGGCTTCGGCCAACTGAGCCATCCACAGGGCGTTGTTGCGAAGCTGGTGATGACGTCGCTGGGCGGCGCTCCCATCGGCAAACTGGCCCTTTCGGAAGCGGCTGGCTTCGGACTTCGCATAGAAATCGTCAAGTAGCGCCGCGGAGGGGCGGGGGGAGACGTAGACCGAACGGCATTCGGCACATTGAACCCAGGTAAAGGCATCTTTTTCGAAGGCCGGCTGAGGCGCGTCGATTCCACATCCCGGGCAGGGCACGGCTTCTCGAAGTTCGATGGGAAAAAAGGCGGCGGCATCCCGGACGGAAAGGCGTCGAAACTCGTTCATGAGCGCGGGAGGGCGTATATCGGCATCATGCAGGCCGCTGGAGAGGACCGTATGCTTGTTGATGCGGCTGAAATTCATGCGCGACTCCCACACGTTGGCGTGGAGCATATTACAACACAGGGGGCGGGATTGCTTCAAAGCGCGGACGGCGCTACACTTCAAGGCATGAACCCGAAGCAGTTAAACGACATCTTTCCAGGCGGCCCCGCGTGATATACCTTCTCGAACATTCCATCGCCGTGGTCAGTTTCCTTCTCGCGATTGTGCTGCTGACCGATGTGTTCCGGAATAACCGACAGCCGAGCGGCACGATGGCCTGGGCCATGGCCATCGTGCTGATTCCCTATGTGGGCGTGCCACTGTACATCCTGTTTGGCGGGCGCAAGTTTCGGATGGTACGCGAGCGCAAAGCGGACCTCTTCGACGCGGGTGCGGGCACACCGTCCGTGCCCATGGCGCCCCTGTGTCTGGCGGATCGCGTGCTGCGATCGGGCTCCATGCCCCCGCCGCGAGCCGGTCATCAGGTGGAGATTCATTTCAATGGCGAAACGGCGTTTCATGAACTGATCGCCCTGATGGAGCGCGCGAAGCACTCTATCCATGTTACGACTTTTATACTTGGACGGGACGAGGTGGGGCGGGCCATTGTGGACGTGCTCGCCCGCAAGGCCCAGGAAGGGGTGGAAGTTCGTCTGCTGCTGGACAGCCTGGGGTCCACGTGGACGCGGCGCGGTTTTGTGAAGCCCCTGCTTGAAGCGGGCGGCGCGGTGGGGCACTTTCTGCCCGTGCTGCCTGTGCGTCGCCGCTGGTCGGCCAACCTCCGCAACCACCGCAAGCTGGTGGTGGTGGACAACGCCTCGGCCATGGTGGGTGGCATGAATCTGAGTACGCTGTTCATGGGGCCCGAGCCGAGCCCCACCCGTTTTCGCGATGCAAGTGTCTTCCTGAGCGGGCCGGCCGTCTGCGACGTGCAGGACATCTTCCTGAATGATTGGCAGTATGCCACGGGCGTGGAGCAGGAGAGCATAGCGGTTTCTCTCCCGGCCTGCCCGGTGGAAGGTTCGAGCATTGTGCAGGTGGCCGCCAGTGGTCCGGATTGTCCCGACGACACGATGCACGATGCGCTGGTGAGCGCCATCGGCGGGGTGGAAGAGCGCGTCTGGATCGTGACGCCCTATTTCGTTCCCGATGAGCATCTTTTGAAAGCGCTGGCCCTTCAGGCGAGAATGGGGCGGGATGTCAGAATCGTCATCCCCAGGCGTTCCAATCATCGAATCGCCGATTGGGCGCGTCGTCCCTCCTTGCGGCGACTGCACGAAGCCGGTGCGCGGGTCTACGCGTATCCGAGGGGGATGATTCACACCAAGTTGTTGCTCTTCGACGCATCCCTCGCTGTTTCGGGCTCACCGAATCTGGATATGCGGAGCATGTATCTGAACTTCGAAATCGCGCTGTTTCATCACAGTGCGGACGAGATCCGGGCGATCGAAGGCTGGTTTGAAGGCATGTTTCCAGAATGCGAAACCTGGCTACCCAAGCCGCTCACCCTGGCGCGCGAATGGGCGGAAGGCATCTGCAGGCTTGTGTCGCCCTTGCTGTAGGGGGCGGGTCAGATCCCGTGCCCGGCCTCAAAATCCTCATAATAGATACGGTGATCCATGTCGAGGGCCGGTGAATGGGAGAGGGTGACGCCGACGGGCCGCGCGGGGACACCCACCACCGTGGTATGGGGCGCCACATTTTCGAGGACCACGGCGCCGCAGCCGACTTTGGCGCCCTCGCCGATCTCCACGTTGCCGAGGATTTTGGCGCCTGCCGCGATAAGCACGCCCTGACGGACCTTGGGATGGCGATCACCCGTCTCCTTGCCCGTGCCGCCGAGCGTGACCTCGTGGAGCATCGAGACGTTGTCCTCCACCACGGCGGTCTCGCCGATTACGACGCTCGTGGCGTGATCCAGCAGGATGCCCCGCCCGATCCGGGCGGCGGGGTGGATATCCACGCCGAAAACCTCCGAAATCCGGCTCTGGAGAAACAGTGCCAAGTCGTGGCGATCCTGCTTCCAGTAATAGTGGGCCACGCGATAGGCCTGGATGGCCTGATAGCCCTTGAAATAGAGCAGGGGCGTGGAGTACTTGTTGCAGGCCGCATCGCGATCACACACGGCCACCATGTCGGCCCGGATGGCCGCGCCGATATCTGAATCGTTGTAAAAGGCTTCATCGATCAAGTCGCGCAGCGAAACCGCCGTGAGGGTGTGGCTTTCCAGCTTGCCCGCAAGTTGGAAGCTCAGGGCATCCTCCAGCGACGTGTGATTGAGGATGATGGAGTAGATGAAGCTGGCCAGCATGGGCTCGCACTGGGCGTCCGCCGTGGCTTCCGCGCGAACCCGTTCCCAGATCTCGTCTGTATGCAGCTCCATGTACGCCTGTCTCCTGTCTCGAATGCCTTCCACAGAAATATGCGTAGCATAGCATGGGGCGCGGGTTGGCCGCACGCGGAGGGCGGTTTCGGGGGGCATGAACGATGGGATCCCTGTCGCGGGTCTCCATGGACCCGCCCCCGGGGCTAAAGAAACCTTGCGCCTTCTTTGTCCATCGCGGCGAACAAGTCCACCCCCAGCTTGCCCATGAGACCGTAGAGCCGGACCATGGGCAGTCCCAGTACATTCTGGTAGCATCCCCGGTAGGACGCCACGATCAGCGTGCCCGGTCCGTCCACCGTGTAGGCTCCCGCGCGGTCCAGCGGTTCCACGATGTGCACAAAATGTTCGATCTCGTCATCGCTCAAGTCGCGAAAGGTCACATCGGTCGTCTCGGCACCTTCCACGGTCTGGCCGGTCACCGTATCGACAAGGGCCAGCCCCGTGAGAACCTGATGCGTCTTACCCGAAAGCAGCCGCAGCATGCGGCGCGCGTCGTCGAGATCCACCGGTTTGGGCAGCACATGTTCTTCGTAGAAGACCAGCGTGTCGGCAGCGATGATGATGGCGGGTTCCGAGGTCGTTGCCGCCACATCGTCCCGCTTGATGATGGCGTTCTTAATGACAATTTCCGCCGGTGTGTCGCCCGTGTTGGGTTCGTGGGCGTTGCTGGTGACAACGCGAAACTCCACCCCGAGGGCGCCCAGAAGGCTCTGGCGCCGGGGTGATCCAGAGGCGAGGATTAACGGCCTCATGGTGCGGGCAGTTCCTTTTCCTGTACCAGCGCGGGGGGCGTCGTCGCGGGTTGCTCCGCTTTGTCGGGCGTGGCGGGCGCATCGGCGGGCGCATCGGCGGGCTTGCCCGTGTCGATGGCCTCGGGCGGCATCAACTGGCCGCCGTCGGGCACGGAATGGATGGTCACTTCGCCATTCTCGATCACGCGGGTGCCCGCGGGGATGCGGATCTGGGTTTCTGAAGGCTCCAGACCTTTGTTCACCTTGTAATTGCTGAACTCCGTCCACATGCGTGTTTCATCGTCGAAGGTGATGTGGATGCGGTAGGGGAGGAAGTCCTCCGTGCGCAGGTAGATGCTCACCTCCTGGAACGGCGCGTTGTCCATGTTCTCTTTGAAAGGCGTTATCTTGATGCCCTGATTGCCCTGTTCGTTCTCGACGGTAAACAGGTGGACATCGTAGGCCTCGCGCAGTGCACCCGCGTCGTTGTCGAAGCCCAGGAAGAAAATGCTGGCCTCGGGGCTGTCTTCGATATCATAGATCTGGAGCTGCTCTTCCTGAGGATCGAACTCATAGACCCGTCGATCATCAATGAGCATGACGGGATCTTCTTCGGTATAGCGGAAGACGATGCGGCGGGGCTTGCCGAAGACCACGCGACCATTGCGGTTCGTCACCTCTTCAAACTGGGAAGTGTACTCCACAATATCCGCCTGGAGGACCTGAACGTTGGCCCGCTTGGCCGCAAATTCCTTGAAGAAGGCGTCGAAATCCGGCTGGTCCGCGCAAAGCGAGGCCGCCAGGACTAACAGGGCTGCACCCATGGATTACTCCTCCCGGCGGTAGCCGGTTTCTTCGTGGTCGGGCTCGATCACGGTGATGTCCGCATCGTGGCCGTGTGCCGGGGCAGTTTCCTGATCGTATTCACCGCCACCGATCAAATAGGCCGCGCCATCCGCGGGAGCGAATCGCTCGAACTCCAGCTTGGACTCGCCGTCGCCGCGGAGCAGCGCGCCGTGGATATCCAGCACCGCCCGCAAATCGGCCTTCAGTCGCTTGCGCATGGCCCGCAGGTGATTCACTTCATCGCGGAGCGCTTCCGGCACCGCCCCGGCGTTATTCAGCGCCGCCTCGCGGGCCAGACGCGCGTCCTCGCGGATCAGCTCCGCCTCGCGCCGCGCCTGCTCAATGGTGTTCTCGCCCAGTTTCTGGGCGTTGGCGAGCGCTTCCACCAGCGTCTGCTCCATCGCCTCATAGCGCACAATCTGTTCCTTCTGCGCCTCCGTCGTCTTCTTCAGTTCTTCCACCTGGCGCTGGAGTTGGTCAAAGGCGTCCGCCGCCCGCTCCAGCAGGGAGGTCACCTGCGTCTTGTCAAAACCGCGGAAGGTCGTCCGGAAATCGGCGCTGTACAAGTCGCTGGTGTTCAGGGTGAGGGTATCGCCCAGCACCTCGTCCATGATGTTGTTCTTTTCCATAGTGTATCCGTGATTCGCTGAAAATGTTTCGTTCTATTTAGAACCCGCATGACCACCTGAGAAATCACAGGGACGGCAGGGACTACAGGGACAGCAGAATGACTCGGCTCGATTCATCCCAGCGTCCCTGCAACCCCGCGCCAGGTCGCCGATTCCTTCTACGCCCCCAACTCCAGGGAACGCTTCACCGCCGCCGACACCGCCACGCCGACCGTCTTTTCAAGACCTTCGGCCCGGAAAGCGTTCAACGCGGCCTCAGTAGTTCCACCGGGCGACGTTACCTTCTTTCGAAGTTCGCCGGCGGCTTCTCCCGTTTCCTTCAGGAGCTTTCCCGCGCCGTAGAGCGTCTGGCCTGCCAGGCGCTCGGCCATGGCGCGATCCAGGCCCTGGGCCACGGCCGCCTCCACCAGACACTCCACCATGTAGAAGAAATAAGCCGGACCGCTGCCGCTCAGGGCGGTAATGGCGTCGATGGCGGATTCTTCCACCACCTCGGCGATACCCATGGACGCGAAGATTTCGCGCGCGATCTCGATCTGTGCGGCGCCGCACTCCGCGCTGGGGGCCATGCCGGAAGCGCCGGCATGGACCAGATAGGGGGTGTTGGGCATGACGCGGATCACGGGTGTGCCTGTGGCCAGTCGCGACTGGATAAAGGAGATGGAGATTCCGGCCGCGATCGAAATTACCAGCGTGCCCGGTTTAAGCGCGGGTTTCACTTCGTCCAGCACGGCCCCCATAACCTGAGGCTTCACCGCGAGAATGACGACGCCCGAACGGGAGACGAGCTCCGAGAGGGATGGGGCGCGGGTCACGCCGATGCGCTCGGCTTCCGCGCAGCGCGCGGGGGAGGGATCATAGGCCAGCGCGCGGGTCTTGTCCACAGTGCCCAGGCCGATGAGCCCTTCGAGGATGGCCGCGCCCATGTTGCCATAACCCAGAAATCCGAGGGTTTCCGAAATCAACGTACCTTACTCCCTGGCCGCCAGCGTAAGCCCGGCCGCCTCCGCGGATTCGCTCGTGACGGGCAAATCACACACCATGGCCACTTCGTCGCATCCGGGGAAAAGCCGACACCGCATACAGTCCTTGAAGACTTTGTAGGGCAGCTCGAGCTTGTCCACTTCGCGAAAGTTTATTTTGAGAAAGAACTGGGGCACGCGGGTGAGCGCGTAGACCCGGGCTATATTCAGCCCCTGCGCCTCGCCCAGCACCGCCTTTACCAACTGCTCGCCAATGCCGCGCCCGCGGCGGCCTTCCGCCACCACCAGTGAACGCACCTCTGCCAGATCCACCATGTCGATGTGCAGCGCGACACAGCCGCCCAGGCCTTCCTCATCGATATAGACGTAGAAATCCCGAACGTTTTCATACAGCTCCGAAAGTTCGCGGGGCAAGACGCTGCCCTGGGCCACTGCAGCGTCGATCAGGGCCTTGATTGCGACAACTTCGGTTAATTTTGGTTTGCGTACCATGGCGACGGCCGATTCTTAGGGGGCTTCACACTGCGGGCGGATACACCGCTCCAGATTGAGGGCAAAGTGTAGCACAGGGCAGTTGACAGTTGACAGTTGACAGTTGACAGTGGACAGTGGACAGCGAAGATGGGGTCCAGTTGCCCGTTCGGGACTTGACGGATACGACCGATAAGACGAATAAGACCGATATCGTCGATCCAATCTGTCCTATCGGTCGTATCCGTCCGATAGCGCCGCGTCATCAACTGTCAACTGTCCACTGTCAACTGCTAAAATCCCCGCCATGAACCACACATGGCTAAAGCTCAGCGAAATTTCCCCCAATCAGGTGACGCCCATGGTGCGCCAGTTCATGGAGGCCAAGGCCCTCGCGCCGGATTCCCTGCTGTTTTTTCGCATGGGCGACTTCTACGAACTTTTTTTCGAGGACGCCGTAGAGGCGGCGGAATTGCTCGGGCTTTCCCTGACCTCGCGCGATGGCGCCGACAAGGACGCCCGCATTCCCATGTGCGGTGTGCCGGTGCGCGCGGTGGACAACTACATCGCCAAGGTCATCAAGCGCGGGCGCACGGTCAGCATCTGCGATCAGATGGAAGACCCAAAGCTCGCCAAGGGCATCGTGAAGCGGGAAATTGTCCGCACCGTCACCCCCGGTACGGTGATGGAGCCCGAACTGCTCGACGAGCGGACCAATAATTATCTCGGCGCGCTTGCGGTAAATCACACCGTCGGCGGCCTCGCCTTTGTGGACGTGAGCACGGGCGAATTCATCACGGCCCAGGTGGAGGGCGAGGCGGGGACCCTCGCGGTGAACCTCGAACGCATCCTCGTGGACGAGCTGGTGCGCATCGCGCCCTCCGAGGTGCTCGTGGCGTCCGACATGGAAGCTCCGCTCCTCGAAAAACTCCGTTACGCCTTTCCCCAGCTCACCTTCACCACGCGCAAGGCGGACGACTTCGATCGCGCCTGGGGCGAGGAACAGATCATCCACCTTTTCGGGCTGAACAGCCTCAAGGGCGTGGGGCTTCACGATGCGCCCCTGGCCACGAGTTGCGCCGGGGCCGTCCTCGCCTATATCCGCGAGACCCAGCGCGAGCGCGTGCCTCAGATTCAACTGCCCCGGCGCTACAACCCCAGCGGCTTCGTGGTCCTCGATGGCAACACCCAGCGCAACCTCGAGCTCATTGAATCGCAGGTGGAAAAATCCAAGCGCGGCACGCTCCTCGGCGTACTCGACAAGACCCTCACCAGCATGGGCGGGCGCAAGCTCCGCCAGTGGATACTCCATCCGCTGCTCGATGTCGCCGCGATCCAGGAGCGCCTCAACGCCGTGGAGGAATGTTTCGACGACACCCAGCTTCGCATGGCCCTGCGCGACGGACTGAAGGGCGTGGCGGATCTGGAGCGACTGCTTGGGCGGCTTACGGCCCAGTCGGGCAACGGTCGCGACTTAAAGGCCCTCGGCAATTCTCTGAATCGGCTCCCGGCGATTCTGGAGGCCCTCGCCCACGCGGAATCGGATTTGCTGTGCCAGTTGCGCACGCAACTCGACCCGCTGGCCGACGTGGCGTCGTGGATTGACCAAGCCATCGTCGATGACCCGCCCCTCGCCGTCACGGAAGGCAATATTTTTAAAGACGGATACAACGCGGACCTCGACCGGCTCCATCAGCTTGTCCGCGGCGGGCGCGACTGGATCGCCACGCTCCAGGCCGAAGAGCGGGCCCGCACGGGTATCGCCAATCTGAAAGTGGGCTACAATCGGGTCTTCGGCTACTTCCTCGAAGTGAGCAAGGGCAACACGAAGATGGTGCCCGACGACTACGAGCGCAAGCAGACCCTGGTGAACGCCGAGCGCTACGTGACCCAGCGCCTCAAGGAACAGGAAGAGGAAATCCTCAGCGCACAGGAGCGGATGCAGACCCTGGAGCACCAGCTCTTCGTTGCCCTGCGTCAGCGCGTCGCCGCCGAATCGCGTCGCATCCAGCAGACGGCCGACGCCATCGCCACGCTCGATATACTCGTCGCCCTCGCGGAAGTGGCCGTCACCAAGAATTACAACAAACCCCAGATCACCAACGACGGCGAGATCACCATCATCGAAGGGCGCCACCCTGTGGTGGAGGACCTCATGCCGCGCGGCGATTTCGTGCCCAACGACACGATCCTTGATCGCAAGGGCTCAACGCTCCAGATCGTTACGGGCCCAAACATGGCGGGCAAGTCCACCTACCTGCGCCAGGTGGCCCTCATCACCCTTATGGCCCAAATGGGCAGCTTCGTGCCCGCGTCCCGCGCGAGCATCGGCGTGGTGGATCGCATTTTCACCCGCGTCGGCGCGTCGGACAACCTCGTGCGCGGCGAGAGTACCTTCATGGTCGAGATGATCGAGACCGCGAACATCCTCAACTCCGCCACGGCCAACAGCCTCCTCGTCCTCGACGAAATCGGACGCGGCACCAGCACCTTCGACGGCATCAGCATCGCCTGGTCCGTCGCCGAGTTCATCCACGACCGAAGCAAGTCCAAGGCCCTCTTCGCCACGCACTACCACGAGCTCACCGACTTGGGGAACAAGCTGGAGCACGCGAAAAACGTCAACGTCGCCGTGCGCGAACTCGGCGACAAGGTCATCTTCCTTTACCGCATCGTGGACGGCGGCGCGGATCACAGCTACGGCATCCAGGTCGCAAAACTCGCCGGCCTTCCCCCCAGCCTCCTCGCCCGCGCCCGGGAAATCCTCGAAGGCCTCGAATCCGGCAACACCGCCGCCGTCGGTCTGCCGGAGCAGATGTACCTCTTCGGCCCCACGGGCGCCGCCGCCGAACCCAGCAAGGTTGAGAAAGAACTCGAAGGCATCGACCCCGACGCGCTGTCACCCCGTGAGGCCCATGACATGCTGTATCGGCTGAAGCATTTGCTGAATAAACCGAGAGGGTGACACCCGGATTCGGGCCGTCTTGCTTACCTGTGGGCGTGACACCTTACCAACCAGAAGTGCCATACGATTGCCAGGAACGAGCATCGACGATTCGCCGCAGGAGAATTCGTGTGCCGGTCGCTCCATGTGCAGTGGTGAAATCAGTGCCATTTCCTTTCTGACAGTTCGGATATATTGGCAATCCCTGATTTCGCGAAGCCCAATTGAACTCGGAAGCGCACCACCGTGGCTTAGCCTTCCAGGCTGAGACAGAGCGCTCTCCACATATTAGGAGGCCCTTTTTTTGTCTCTCGACTTTCGCCCGCCAACGATACGCAAGGTCCGCCAGCGACTGAAGTGGGCTCTGTGGATGGCTAAACCACGTTGGCGCTCGACGTTGACCTGAAGTTGCTGTGCATGGCCGAATAACTGCCTTACAGAAAGGGTCTGCCGTCCACAGACAATGGCCTTGCTACTCGCTCACGTCAAAGTCCGCCGTCCTCGTTTCTCCATCGACTACCTCCACGACCGTCGTGGCAAAACGAGCACCCTCAAATCGAATTGTGTGCGCGGTCGTAGTCACAAAGCAAAGCAGGGTGTACTGGCCCGGTGCGATGTCTTCGATCCTGTAGCCACCTGCGGCGTCAACTACCGCAGATCCTTCCACTTGACCTGCAAGACCTTCGAATGCGTGGGCCGACGCCTCTGTGAATTCCACCTCCCCGTGAATTGCGCTCACCTGGGCGTGCGCCGTAATCGGAATGCCCTCAACGACACCCTCGATCACACCGCCCCCGGCGAAGTCGATCTCCATCCACGGATTTGTCCCCTCAGTGATCGTTACGGGAATCGACTTCCAATGGCCGATTTCGCCGAAGGTGGGATTAATGTTCATGGTCGCTTCACCCGGAGCCAAGTTATCGATCTTGAACGTACCGCCGGTGAGAATGGCAGCAATATGCACCTCCTCGTCCTCTCCGCGTAGCATCTGAAGCGTAATGCCGCCCCCCGTCGGAAACTGCTCGCCAAGGCGCACAAGACCTTCCAATGCGGCACTTGGCGCTACAAACGCTATGGGCACGGAGATCGTCTTACCCGCTTCGATGGTTACTTTTACCGTGATGCGACGGCGGTACCCGTCCTCCCCCGGAATGCCCGCCACTATCCTGAGTTCGCCCGATGGAAGCGATGGAAAATGCACGCGCCCGCTTGCATCCGTTCGCCCGCTCTGGTAAGTGCTTC is drawn from Candidatus Hydrogenedentota bacterium and contains these coding sequences:
- a CDS encoding Gfo/Idh/MocA family oxidoreductase; the protein is MTATPQIRAAIIGLGKMGQLRTRELLAREDVEICCGYDPAPESFRAQHPGIPCVSAIEDMLTPGVDVVWVCTPNAITPGMVVAALEAGKHVFCEKPPGRSVSDIQRIREAEAAHPGQKLAFGFNHRFHAGILEAHRLASSGRLGEILWIRGIYGKAGGADAWRGDRAMAGGGILLDQGIHLLDLCEMFLGDIVEVKSMVASTGGAKGMEDNAFALLRDGSGRIAQIHSSATQWKHRFSFEVYLSGGYLSVNGILTSTRSYGDETLTVARRSALPGPPTEETIYFDEDPSWAAEIDAFLRCVRDDSPVISGSSLQALRAMELVHDIYRGDESFANR
- a CDS encoding SIS domain-containing protein yields the protein MYKLAEIHAGVSSVQEYVNAYSQRLFDIMNQLDKDAIAATVAAVEQCSKNGNTLFSMANGGSAASASHLVNDLVAGCFIEDQPRLRTLCLSDNIATVTALGNDAGFDHIFSHQLRVHMRPGDVVIAMSCSGNSENLIQAVDYANANGATTIGYCGFDGGRLAEKCQIKVLIPATKDEYGPVEDVFNILGHILITWIAMSRGKHLHH
- a CDS encoding class I SAM-dependent methyltransferase, which translates into the protein MNFSRINKHTVLSSGLHDADIRPPALMNEFRRLSVRDAAAFFPIELREAVPCPGCGIDAPQPAFEKDAFTWVQCAECRSVYVSPRPSAALLDDFYAKSEASRFRKGQFADGSAAQRRHHQLRNNALWMAQLAEAQGLPPQSDYADFRTYIPALFEEVAALDFFGRLYSIEPQFGNNDSVAHVTSLHTAPPLDAISAFEKLEHQHAPGAFLGTLHERLKPGGLLFVTTRTSSGFDLQLLWDRAPYIFAPEHLNLLSIEGIERTLQRSGFELIELSTPGQLDVELVLQACSADPSIVLPPFVSELLARRDRFAHADFQAFLQKHRLSSHVRVAARKV
- a CDS encoding PLDc N-terminal domain-containing protein, which encodes MIYLLEHSIAVVSFLLAIVLLTDVFRNNRQPSGTMAWAMAIVLIPYVGVPLYILFGGRKFRMVRERKADLFDAGAGTPSVPMAPLCLADRVLRSGSMPPPRAGHQVEIHFNGETAFHELIALMERAKHSIHVTTFILGRDEVGRAIVDVLARKAQEGVEVRLLLDSLGSTWTRRGFVKPLLEAGGAVGHFLPVLPVRRRWSANLRNHRKLVVVDNASAMVGGMNLSTLFMGPEPSPTRFRDASVFLSGPAVCDVQDIFLNDWQYATGVEQESIAVSLPACPVEGSSIVQVAASGPDCPDDTMHDALVSAIGGVEERVWIVTPYFVPDEHLLKALALQARMGRDVRIVIPRRSNHRIADWARRPSLRRLHEAGARVYAYPRGMIHTKLLLFDASLAVSGSPNLDMRSMYLNFEIALFHHSADEIRAIEGWFEGMFPECETWLPKPLTLAREWAEGICRLVSPLL
- the cysE gene encoding serine O-acetyltransferase, giving the protein MELHTDEIWERVRAEATADAQCEPMLASFIYSIILNHTSLEDALSFQLAGKLESHTLTAVSLRDLIDEAFYNDSDIGAAIRADMVAVCDRDAACNKYSTPLLYFKGYQAIQAYRVAHYYWKQDRHDLALFLQSRISEVFGVDIHPAARIGRGILLDHATSVVIGETAVVEDNVSMLHEVTLGGTGKETGDRHPKVRQGVLIAAGAKILGNVEIGEGAKVGCGAVVLENVAPHTTVVGVPARPVGVTLSHSPALDMDHRIYYEDFEAGHGI
- the maf gene encoding septum formation protein Maf; the encoded protein is MRPLILASGSPRRQSLLGALGVEFRVVTSNAHEPNTGDTPAEIVIKNAIIKRDDVAATTSEPAIIIAADTLVFYEEHVLPKPVDLDDARRMLRLLSGKTHQVLTGLALVDTVTGQTVEGAETTDVTFRDLSDDEIEHFVHIVEPLDRAGAYTVDGPGTLIVASYRGCYQNVLGLPMVRLYGLMGKLGVDLFAAMDKEGARFL
- a CDS encoding outer membrane lipoprotein carrier protein LolA, with amino-acid sequence MGAALLVLAASLCADQPDFDAFFKEFAAKRANVQVLQADIVEYTSQFEEVTNRNGRVVFGKPRRIVFRYTEEDPVMLIDDRRVYEFDPQEEQLQIYDIEDSPEASIFFLGFDNDAGALREAYDVHLFTVENEQGNQGIKITPFKENMDNAPFQEVSIYLRTEDFLPYRIHITFDDETRMWTEFSNYKVNKGLEPSETQIRIPAGTRVIENGEVTIHSVPDGGQLMPPEAIDTGKPADAPADAPATPDKAEQPATTPPALVQEKELPAP
- a CDS encoding DivIVA domain-containing protein, with amino-acid sequence MEKNNIMDEVLGDTLTLNTSDLYSADFRTTFRGFDKTQVTSLLERAADAFDQLQRQVEELKKTTEAQKEQIVRYEAMEQTLVEALANAQKLGENTIEQARREAELIREDARLAREAALNNAGAVPEALRDEVNHLRAMRKRLKADLRAVLDIHGALLRGDGESKLEFERFAPADGAAYLIGGGEYDQETAPAHGHDADITVIEPDHEETGYRREE